AGATCTCGTGCTCGCGGCTGGTGGCGCTCTCCTTGGCCCCCGCGGCGCGCGGCGCCAGCAGCGGCCGGATCCCCGCCCAGGTGCTCACCACGTCGGCCGTCGTCAGCCGCGCGTTGGGGAACACGGAGTTGGCGGATTTCACCAGGTACTCCACGTCTGCCGCGTCGGCGCGCACGTCGCCCGGTGAGCCGGCGTAGTCGGTGTCCGTCGTCCCCACGTAGGTGAAGTCGCCCCACGGCAGCACAAACATCACCCGCCCGTCGATGGGCGACTGGAAGGTGATGGCGCGCCGGTTCCCGATCCGCGCCCGCTCCACCAGGATGTGCACACCCTTGGTGGGCCGCAGCCGCGGCTTCGCGGCGGGGTCGGCCAGCCGGCGCACGGCGTCGCTCCACGGCCCGGTGGCGTTCAGCGTCACCCGCGCGCGCACCTCCGTCTCCGCGCCCGTAAGCCGGTCGCGAACCCGCGCTCCTCGGACTCCCTTCCCTTCGTTCAGGAAGCGGACGACCTCCGCATGCGGGACCACGGCGGCGCCGGACTCGTGCGCGCCGCGGGCGTTGGCCAGGGTGAGGCGCGCGTCGTCGACCGCCGCGTCGTAGTACATCGCCGCGCCCGCCAGCCCGTCGCGCCTGAGCTCCGGCTCCTCCTTCGCCAGGTCGTCCTTCGAGAGGATGCGGTGCCCGCGGATGTTGCGGAAGAGGGCAAGCGCGTCGTACAGCCACATCCCCGCCCACAGCATCAGGAAGGGCGTGGGGCCACCGCGGTAGACGGGAAAGACGAAGGGCAGGGGATGCACGAGATGCGGCGCCAGCTCCAGGAGCCGGCGCCGCTCTGCGCTCGCCTCGAACACGAGGCCGAAGTCGTACGTCTCCAGGTATCGCAGCCCGCCGTGGACCAGCCGCGACGACCGGCTGCTCGTCCCCGTCCCGAAATCCCCCGCATCCACGATCGCGACGTTGAGTCCCCGTCCCGCCGCGTCGCGCGCCGCCGCCGCGCCGGTGATCCCCCCGCCGACGACCAGCAGGTCCCACTCCTCGCGCCCGAGCGCGTCCCAGTGGTCCGCCCGCGCCGCGGCCGAGAAGTCGCCCGCCGTCATCGCGCCCGCGCCGGGAGCGGAGTCATCGGGAGGATCGTACTCCCGTGCTTTCGTACGTTCGTACTCCCACGCTCAGGCGGCCACGTCGGTAAAGCCCAGCGCGCGCAGCAGCGACGAGAACGACACGTCGCTGTGCGAGAGGACGAACACGCCCTCGAAGGTGGTGTCCAGGAAGGAGAAGTCGGTCTCGATCATCAGCCCGCTCACGTGGTGGGCCAGGTCGGCGCGCCCGCCCTCGTGCAGCTCGGGGGTGCCGATCATCACGCCCTTGCCCAGGAAGGTGCCCAGCACGCCCACGTAGGCGGCGCAGACGATGTTCCCCATCTCGCTCAGCGCGCTCTGCTCCAGCGGGCCGATGGAGTCGCTGGGCTGGCGGCGCAGCATCAGCGACACCATGCGCAGCGCCGTGTCGCGCGCCAGGATCAGACTCGCGCGCTCGCCGCCGCTCTCGGTCACGCCGATGATGGGCACGGCGACCACGACGAGCGGCCCGCTCCCGGGCAGCTCCTGCGCCACCTCCGCGTCGCCGCTGGCGAACTGGATGCGGGGGACGGAGATCATCACCCGCAGCCCGGTGAGCGCCGACAGGTTGGTGGCGGCGTGGCCTGCGCCGATGTTCACCACCTCGCGGATGGCGTCGAGCTGCTTGGGGGTAACGGGCGTCTGCGTCATCACACTCGGGTCCGGCACTCGGGCAGATAGGTGGAGACGGAAAACCGTCGTCGTTCGATCTCGATCACGGTCGCGCGTCCAAGCCGGCGCGCCCGCCGCTGCACGATGCGCGCCCCGCGACCGGTGAATGAAATTCACCGGCAACAACCGCACAAAGTCCCTGCGGGACTGCGCCCCGGCATCGGCGCGCGGGGGATACCTCATCACTACCGCCCAACAATCTTTCCCAGCACCTCGTCGGGTTTGCCGCCAAGAGGCAAGGCAGCAGTCCCGCAGGGACTTTGTGCCGTCGTTGCCCCCGAATTCTATTCGGGGCGCTTCACAGCCGCGGCGTCGTCACCCCGATCTGCCCCTGGTACTTCCCCTTCCGGTCGGCGTAGCTCACGTCCGGCGGCGTGTCGCTCTCGAAGAAGATCACCTGCGCGATCCCCTCGTTCGCGTAGATCTTGGCGGGGAGCGGCGTGGTGTTGCTGATCTCCAGCGTCACGTACCCCTCCCACTCCGGCTCGAAGGGTGTAACATTTGTAATTATCCCACACCTCGCGTAAGTCGATTTTCCGACGCAAAGTGTGATTACGTTCCGGGGGATACGAAAGTACTCCACCGATCTCGCAAGGGCAAACGAGTTCGGGGGGACGATGCAGACATCGCCTTCGAATGGCACGAAAGACTTGTCGCTGAACGCCTTGGGGTCGACGATGGCGTTGTTGACGTTGGTGAAGATCTTGAACTCGCTGGCCACCCGCATGTCGTAGCCGTAGCTCGACACTCCGTAGCTGATGGTTCCTCCGCGCACCTGCGCGTCCTCGAACGGCTCGATCATCCCGTGCTCGCGGGCCATCCGGCGGATCCAGCTGTCGGGCCTGATGCTCATGGGGGAACGAGACTTGAAGGCGGCGGGAGAGCCTGGCCGGACGGGGCGAACGGAACCCGTACGCGGGGGTATCCGCACGCACTCCGGGAAGCCGGGAACGAGCGGCCAACGTACGCGCGCGGACAGGCCCCAGCAAGCCCCGCCGCTGCTTGACACTGCTCGCGCGCGGGCAGTATCTTGGCCCGGCTCCTGACAAGTGAAGGATTTCACAAACTCGCGACCGAACCGAGGTCCGGCAACGATGCTCCGTCCGTATCTGCCCGTGCTGATCCTGCTCGCGCTGAGCATCGCGCAGGCGATCGGAATGGTCATCCTGTCGAACGTGCTGAGCCCGGGGAAGCAGACCAAGGTCAAGGCTTCGCCGTACGAAAGCGGCATCACCCCGCTGGGCAGCACGCGCGAGCGTTTTTCGGTCAAGTTCTACGTCGTGGCGATCCTCTTCATCGTGTTCGACGTGGAAACGGTCTTCCTCCTCCCCTGGGCCGTGTCGGCCCGGGCGCTGGGGTGGGGAGGCTTCGCCGCCGCGATGGTGTTCATCTTCATCCTCACGGTGGGGCTGGTCTACGAGTGGAAGAAGGGAGCGCTGGAATGGGATTGAACGACATGCAGCCGATAGAGAAGAAGGGCCCGGACGCGCCCGCGGTGCACACCGGCGCGCCGGGCTCGGTGCAGAAGGAAGCGGCCGACGCCGGCCTCGCGCAGGGCGGGCTGTTCACCGGCCAGCCCAGCTTCCTCACCACCAAGCTGGAGTCGGTGGTGAACTGGGCGCGCACGAACTCGCTGTGGCCCATGCCCTTCGGCACGGCGTGCTGCGCCATCGAGATGATGGCCACCGCGGCCACCCGCTACGACCTGGCGCGCTTCGGGATGGAGCGGATGAGCTTCAGCCCGCGGCAGGCCGACCTGCTGATCTGCGCGGGGCGGGTGAGCTACAAGATGGCGCCGGTGCTGAAGAAGATCTGGGAGCAGATGCCCAGCCCCAAGTGGTGCATCTCCATGGGCGCCTGCGCCAGCAGCGGCGGCGTGTTCGACGTGTACAGCATGGTGCAGGGGATCGACACCATCATCCCCGTGGACGTATACGTGCCGGGGTGCCCGCCGCGCCCCGAGGGACTGATCTACGGCATCCTGCTGGTGCAGGAGAAGATCCGGAACTCGGCGCCCACCAGCGAGGACGAGTGGAACGCGGTGGACCAGCTCCCCGAGACCGGCTCGTACCTGCCGAAGGAAGTGGTCGAGGCCATCACCGCCCCGTTCGGCAACTCCACGAACCAGAACCGCTCGAGCGGGCTGGTGAGCACGGGCGCGGTCGTACGGGTTTCGGATCGAAGGCCATAACTGAAGTCCTAAGTGCTAAGTCCTTAGTGCTAAGTGAAAAAGCACTTGGGACTTAGGACTCAGGACTTAGGACTATCCCGGGTTAGATGAGCGAAAGCGATTCGTTCAGGAAAGGCCTCGAAGGCCTCGACCAGGGCCCCCGCCCCTCGGATGCCGGCGACGACGCCACGCCTCCGCAGGCGGGCGCCCTGCCGCCGCACCCCAGCGTCGACGCGCTCCGCCAGCGCTTCGGCGACGCGGTGCTGCGCCACGAGGTGGTGGCGGGAGACGAGCACATCGTGTACGTGCCCGCGGCGCGGAACCTGGAGATCCTGGGGTGGCTGAAGGACGAGCCGGCCCACCGCTACGACTTCCTGCAGGACCTCACCGCCGTGGACTACGGCGGCGGGCGGGAGATCCAGGTGGTATACCAGCTCTGGTCCATCCCCAACCGGCTGAACCTGCGGGTGAAGTGCGAGCTGCCGCTGCAGGCGCTGGAGATCGACAGCGTGTTCCACCTCTGGCGCGCCTCCGACTGGCTGGAGCGCGAGGTGTACGACATGTTCGGCGTGGTCTTCCGCGGCCACCCGGACCTGCGCCGCATCCTGATGCCGTACAACTACGCCGAGGGGCACCCGCTGCGGAAGGACTTCCCGCTGCGCGGCCGCTTCTCGCGCGCCGAGCAGACCCGCCGCGCGCTGGCGATGAAGACCGAAGACCACTACTCGCCGATGGAGCTGGAGATCGCCCACGTGCTGGGGCAGAGCGTGCCCGACCCGTTCGACCAGGGCGAGGCCGGCGGATCTCCGCAGGGACAGTTCGGCGGAATGGGAGGGGCAGGCTGAGATGGCGCTCCGCAGACTGATCTACAACGTCACGCGCAACCCCGAGATGGCCCCCGGCGGCAGCCTGGTGCACGCGCCCATCGTCCCGCACGAGGGCGAGGCGTACGAGGTGCACGAGGACATCGCCGGCGAGCACATGCTCATCAACATCGGCCCGCAGCACCCGGCCACGCACGGCGTGCTGCGCCTGGTGCTGGAGCTGGACGGCGAGACGGTGGTGCGCTGCATCCCGCACATCGGCTACCTGCACTCGTCGTTCGAGAAGCTGGGCGAGTACCGCGACTGGAACCAGATCGTCCCGCTCACCGACCGCATGGACTACCTGGCGCCGCTGATCTACAACTGCGCCTACGCCATGGCGGTCGAGAAGCTGATGGGGATCACCGTCACCGAGCGCTGCAAGGTGGTGCGCGTCATCTGCATGGAGCTGGACCGCATCTTCAGCCACCTGCTCTGGCTGGGAACCACGGCCATCGACCTGGGCGCCTTCACCGTCTTCCTCTACACCTTCCAGCAGCGCGAGAAGATCTACGACCTGCACGAGCGCTTCACCGGCGCCCGCATCACCACCTCCAGCACGCGCATCGGGGGGATGATGGCCGACCTGCCGGCGGGGTGGATCGCGCAGCTGAACGAGTTCCTCGACAACTTCCTCCCCGTCGTGGACGAGGTGGAGACGCTGCTGACCAACAACGCCATCTGGGTGGGCCGGACGCAGGGCGTGGGCTCCATCAGCGGCGAGGACGCGGTGAACTGGGGGCTCAGCGGCCCCAACCTCCGCGCGTCGGGCGTCAGCTACGACGTGCGCAAGGACCGGCCGTACTACGACTACGAGACGTACGACTTCGACGTGCCCGTGGGCGAGCACGGCGACATCTATGACCGCTACCTCTGCCGGATGGAGGAGATGCGGCAGAGCGTGCGCATCCTCCGCCAGGCCATCGACCGCCTTCCCAGCGGCTCCATCAACGTGGACGACCCGCGCGTCATCCTTCCGCCCAAGACGGCGGCGATGAACGACATGGAGAGCATGATCCACCACTTCAAGGTGGTGATGGAGGGCGTGCGCGCTCCGGTGGGCGAGAGCTGGTTCAGCGTGGAGTCGTCGAAGGGCGAGCTGGGGATGTACGTGGTGAGCGACGGCGGCGCGAAGCCCGTCCGCTGGCGGGTGCGCGGGCCCAGCTTCATCAACATCGCGGCCATCCCGCACATGATCGAGGGGGCGCTGCTCTCCGACGTGATCGCGGTGAACGCGTCGCTCGACATCGTGCTGGGAGAGATCGACCGATGAGCGCCCCGAAGGCAGGGCAGCCCGACTCGCCGCCGTCCTCCTGGCCCGAGGCGAAGCAGAACCCCGGCTGGGCGGGCGACACCGGCGAGTTCGCGCAGCTCAGCGAGGCGGACGTGCGCGGCAACGCCTACGTGGGAGTGCGCCCGAAGGACGGCGGCCTCCCGGTGGTCGCCGGCTCGATGCCGTACCAGATCGCGGAGAAGGACCCCGAGGCGCCGATCTTCGTGGGGCCGTATGAGGAGCGCCTGCAGAAGATCCTGGGCGAGTACCCGGACCGGCAGAACGCGCTTCTCCCGGCGCTGCACATGGCGCACGAGATCCGCGGCTACCTGAGCCCGGCGACGATGGACGAGGTGGCGGAGCGGCTGGAGCTGGCGCCGGCGTACGTGCGCGGCGTGGCCAGCTTCTACACCATGTACAACCTGGGCCCGGTGGGGAAGTACCTGATCCAGGTGTGCACCAACATCTCCTGCAATCTGTGCGGGGGCGACGCGGTGTTCGAGGCGTTCCTGAAGCACACCGGCACCGAGGCGGGCGAGACCAGCGCCAACGGCCTGTGGACGGTGATGGAGGTGGAGTGCCTGGGCGCCTGCGGCTTCCCCACGGCGGTGCAGGTGAACGAGCGGTACCTGGAGAACGTCCGGCCCGAGAACGTGCCGGACATCCTGGCGATGCTGACGTAGGGAAGGAAAAGAAGTCCTGAGTCCCAAGTCCTAAGTCCCAAGTTGGACGGCGAGCAGATCACTCAGGACTCAGGGCTTGGGACTTGGGACTTGGGACTTAGGACTTAGGACTTAGGACTTAGGACTTAGGACTTAGGACTTAGGACTTAGGACTTAGGACTTAGGACTTAGGACTTAGGACTTAGGACTTAGGACTTAGGACTTAGGACTTAGGACCTAGGTGCCGGTTACCCGAAGCGAAACCCGATGGCGTATCCATACACGCACCCGAAAGAAGTCCGCATCCTTTCCCGCTACTTCGGCGACCCCGAGGCGCGGACGCTGAAGGGGTGGGAGCAGCGCGGCGGATACCAGGCGCTCCGCAAGGCGCTGGCGACTCCGCGCGAGGAGATCGTCAACACCGTGAAGGCGTCGGGGCTGCGCGGCCGCGGCGGCGCGGGCTTCCCCACGGGGCTGAAGTGGAGCTTCATGCCCAAGAAGGTGCCCGGCACGCCGCACTACCTGGTCTGCAACGCCGACGAGAGCGAGCCCGGCACCTTCAAGGACCGCGAGCTCATGCGGTGGACGCCGCACGCGCTGGTGGAAGGATGCGTCATCGGCGCGTACGCCATCAACGCCGAGCGCGCCTACATCTACGTGCGCGGCGAGTTCTTCGAGGCCGCGCAGATCATGGCGAAGGCCATCGAGGAGGCCTACGCCGCCGGCTACGTGGGGAAGAACATCCTGGGGACGGGGATCGACATCGACGTGGTCCTCTCCATCGGCGCGGGCGCCTACATCTGCGGCGAGGAGACGGGGCTGCTGAACTCGCTGGAGGGCCGCCGCGGCGAGCCCCGCGTGAAGCCGCCCTACCCGGCCATCGCCGGCGCCTTCGGCAAGCCCACGGCGGTGAACAACGTGGAGAGCCTGATCGCCGCCGCGCACATCGTGCAGAACGGCGCCGACTGGTACAAGCAGTGGGGCACGGAGAAGTCGGTGGGCACCAAGCTCTTCTGCGTCTCGGGGCACGTGAAGCGCCCCGGGAACTACGAGGTGCCGCTGGGCTTCAACTTCAAGGAGTTCATCTACGACGTCTGCGGCGGCACCCCCGACGGGCGGCCGATCAAGGCGGTGATCCCGGGCGGCAGCTCCGTCCCCATCCTCACCGCCGACGAGCTGGACATCGGGATGGACTACGAGGCCATGGCCGCCGCGGGGACGATGCTCGGCTGCGGCTCGGTCATCGTCATGGACGAGACGACGAACGTGGTGAAGCAGGTGCGGCGGATGGTGGACTTCTACGCCCACGAGAGCTGCGGGCAATGCACCCCCTGCCGCGAGGGCACCGCGTGGGCCGCCAAGATCCTGCGCCGCATCGAGCAGGGACGCGGCGTGCCCGAGGACATCGACACGCTGCTGCAGATCTCCGACAACATGAGCGGGAAGACGATCTGCGTGCTGAGCGACGCCGCCGCGGCGCCCATCACCAGCAGCATCCAGAAGTTCCGGGGTGATTACGAGGCGCTGATGGCGAAGGAGCCCGCGCTGGCCGGGGCGGGGATGACCGGCGCCGAGCCCGGCTCCGTCCGCTAGACCGAACTGGAGAGGTAATCGGCGATGGCCGACGCGAACCCGACCGCCGAGACGGTCCACATCACCATCGACGGCATGGAGCTGGACGTGCCCAAGGGCACGCGCATCCTCGATGCCGCGGCGATGGCGGGGGTGGACGTCCCGCACTACTGCTACCACCCGGGGCTCACCGCCCCGGCGCAGTGCCGCATGTGCCTGGTGGAGATCGAGAAGGTGCCCAAGCTGCAGCCCGCCTGCGTGGCGACCGTGGCCGACGGCAACGTGATCCACACGCAGAGCGAGAAGGCGCTCGAGGCCCGGCAGGGCGTGCTGGAGTTCTACCTGGTGAACCACCCGCTCGACTGCCCGGTCTGCGACCAGAGCGGCGAGTGCAAGCTGCAGGACTACACCAGCGCCGAGGGGCGCGCGATGGGGCGCTCGCTCGAGCCCAAGCGCGTGCTGGGGCGCGACGACTTCGGCGGCGACGTGCTGTTCTACGCCGACCGCTGCGTGATGTGCACCCGCTGCGTGCGCTTCATGCGCGAGGTCGCGCAGGACGAGCGCCTGGCGGTGGTGCAGCGCGGGCACCGCAACGTCATCGACACCTTCTTCGACGAGGGGCTGGAGGGGAACCTCTGGGCCGACAACATCGTCGACATCTGCCCGGTGGGCGCGCTGGTCTCCAAGGACTTCCTGCACAAGGCGCGGGCCTGGGATCTCGATCGAAATCCCTCGATCTGCCCCAACTGCAGCCAGGGGTGCAACGTCCGCCTGGAAACGCGCGACAACCAGGTGATGCGCATCAAGCCGCGCCCCAACCCGGAAGTGAACGCGCACTGGATGTGCGACTACGGCCGGCTGAACTACGAGTGGATCAACCGCGGCGCGCGCATCGAGGCGCCGATGGTGAAGGAGGGAGACCGGTTCGTCGCCCTCTCCTGGTCTGACGCGCTGAAGCGGCTGGCCGCGGCGCTGAAGGAGGCCGCGGGCGGCGAGGCGCGCGCCGTCGTGTCGCCCTTCATGGCCAACGAGGACATGGGGCTGCTGCGCCGGGTGATGGACGCCACCGGCGGCGGCACCGGCGTCTACCGCTGCCCCACGGGCGAGGAAGTCGTCCTCCCCGGCTTCCCCACGCTGGCGCTCAGGACCGACCGCGCGGCCAACTCCAACGGCGCGGACGTGCTCGGCTTCAACCGCGTGGGCGACCGCGAGGGGCTGGGCGGGCTGGAGCAGTCGGCCGCGCACGGCGGCGTGCTCTGGGTGCTGGGCGACGAGCTGACGGACGCGCCGGAGACGTTCGGGCAGGACGCCAGCGTGTACGTCTACGTGGGCCACTTCCTTTCCCCCGCGGCGCGCAACGCCCACTTCGTGCTTCCCGCGACCACGTTCGCGGAGATGGAGGGGACGTTCACCAACGTGCAGAAGCGGGTGCAGCGCTTCTGGCCCGCGCTGCAGGCGCCGGGGATGTCGCGCCCGGCGTGGCAGATCCTGGGCGTGCTGCTGGCCGGGATCAGCGACGCCGCGCCCGCCGCCACCGCGGCCGACGCCTTCGCGGCGCTGGCCGGCGTGCGCCCCGAGTTCGGCGCGCTGCAGTGGGCCGAGCTGGGGCAGCAGGGCGCGCCGCTCCCCAGCTTCGCCGAAGCGGGCGACTGAAGCTGACGACCTGACCCGCCGTCCGTGGGGACGGCGGGGGAACGAAATCGCGAGACAAGGACGGACGAGTCCGCCGATGCAGGCAACCATACCGACGTACCACGAGATCGCCGGCCCCGCGTACTACTGGATCACCATCATCAAGGTGCTGGTGGTGTTCGTGGCGGTGCTGGTCATCGTGGCCATGCTCACGCTGATGGAGCGCAAGGTGAGCGCGTGGATGCAGGACCGCCTGGGCCCCAACCGCGTGGGCCCCGGCGGCCTTCTCCAGCCCGCGGCAGACGGGCTGAAGAACATCCTGAAGGAGGAGACCAACCCGGCCGAGGCCAACCGGGTGTTCTTCACCCTGGCGCCCATGCTCTCCATCATCCCCGCGATGGTCACCTTCGCGGTGATCCCCTTCGCCAGCCCGCTGCCCACGCGGTGGGGGGTGGTGCCCATGATCATCGCCGACCTCCCGGTGGGGATCCTCTTCCTCCTCGCCTTCAGCTCGCTGGGCGTCTACGGGATCGTGATCGCGGGGTGGGCCAGCTACAACAAGTACGCCCTTCTCGGCGGGCTCCGCGCGGGCGCGCAGATGATCTCGTACGAGATCGCGCTGGGCCTGTCGCTGATGTCCGTCTTCATGGTCACGGGGAACGTCTCGCTCAGCGAGATCGTGTGGAAGCAGCAGCAGATGCACTTCTGGTTCATCGTGCCGCTGGCCGTCTCCTTCTTCTTCTTCTGGATCAGCTGCTTCGCCGAGACCAACCGGCTGCCGTTCGACCTTCCCGAGGCCGAGAGCGAGCTGGTGACCGGCTACCACACCGAGTACAGCGCGATGAAGTTCTCCATGTTCTTCATCGCCGAGTACTCGCACGTGCTGACCGTGTCGATGCTGATGGCCACGCTCTTCCTGGGCGGGTGGGACATCCCCGTCTGGCAGGGCGACAACATGTACGGCGTGCTGAACGGCGCCTGGGTGGGCCACGCGCCGCACTGGTGGATCACGCTGCTCACGCTCGTCGCCTTCAGCGCGAAGACCTTCCTGTTCATCCTGGTGTTCATGCTGGTGCGCTGGACGGTGCCGCGCTTCCGCTACGACCAGGTGATGGACCTGGGGTGGAAGATCATGCTCCCGGCCGCGCTCTTCGCCGTCGTCGTCACGGCCGCGGCGGTGCTGGCGCTGGACAGCTTCGGCGTGGAGTACGGGTGGAAATGGGGGGTCGCGCTCTCGGCGGTGAACCTGCCGATGCTGGCGATCGTGGTGTGGGTGATGGACAAGGGACACACGCTCACCGGCACCGGGGCCATGGAAGAGAAGCGCCGCGTCGCCCGCGAGGCGGCGCGCGCCCGGGCGCAGGCGCGCCGGGTGCCGGTGGTGGCCAACGCCCAGCAGGTGCGCTGAAGATGGCGATCAACGTAAAGGTGATGAAGCGGTCCGCCGGCAAGAGCAGCTACATGCGGGCCACGCTGAAGGGGATGTCGCTGACCTTCCGCCACATGGCAAAGTCGGCCGGCGACCGCAGCGAGTTGACCATCCAGTACCCGGACGTGAAGAAGGAGCTCAGTCCGCGCTGGCGGGGGACGCACGTGATGGAGCAGCACGAGGACGGGCGCCCCAAGTGCGTGGCGTGCGGCCTGTGCCCCACCATCTGCCCCGCCAACTGCATCAAGCTGGTGCCGGGCGAGGACGACCAGGGGAACCGCTACCCCATCGTCTACGAGATCGACGAGTTCCGCTGCATCTTCTGCGGGATGTGCCAGGAGGTGTGCCCGGTGGAGGCCATCCACGTGGGCAACCACTACGAGAACGCCGAGTTCACGCGCCACAACTTCGTGTACGACCTGGACCGGCTGATGGCGCAGACGCATCCGGTGACGCTGCTGTGGGACCCGAGCGATCCGGCGGGGGAGTGAAGAAGTGCGGGAGTGCGTGAGTGCGGAAGTGCGGGAGTGAGGGAAGTACGAAAGTACGGGGAGTACGGAAGTACGAAACGGCGGGCGGGAGGATGGGGAGATTCGATCCTCGTCGCCACCCGATGGCGGTTGTCGGTGCGGTGATTTTCATTTCGCCCCGGGCGGGAGTGGGGCGGGGACGCGGTGGGGCTGAGCCACCCGACGGGATGCGATGATCATCCAGATATTTTTCTTCTTCTTCGCGGCGTGCGCGGCGGGGAGCGCGCTGGCCATGGTGACCCGGAAGAACCCGGTCGC
This genomic interval from Longimicrobium sp. contains the following:
- the nuoH gene encoding NADH-quinone oxidoreductase subunit NuoH, which encodes MQATIPTYHEIAGPAYYWITIIKVLVVFVAVLVIVAMLTLMERKVSAWMQDRLGPNRVGPGGLLQPAADGLKNILKEETNPAEANRVFFTLAPMLSIIPAMVTFAVIPFASPLPTRWGVVPMIIADLPVGILFLLAFSSLGVYGIVIAGWASYNKYALLGGLRAGAQMISYEIALGLSLMSVFMVTGNVSLSEIVWKQQQMHFWFIVPLAVSFFFFWISCFAETNRLPFDLPEAESELVTGYHTEYSAMKFSMFFIAEYSHVLTVSMLMATLFLGGWDIPVWQGDNMYGVLNGAWVGHAPHWWITLLTLVAFSAKTFLFILVFMLVRWTVPRFRYDQVMDLGWKIMLPAALFAVVVTAAAVLALDSFGVEYGWKWGVALSAVNLPMLAIVVWVMDKGHTLTGTGAMEEKRRVAREAARARAQARRVPVVANAQQVR
- a CDS encoding NADH-quinone oxidoreductase subunit I, whose product is MAINVKVMKRSAGKSSYMRATLKGMSLTFRHMAKSAGDRSELTIQYPDVKKELSPRWRGTHVMEQHEDGRPKCVACGLCPTICPANCIKLVPGEDDQGNRYPIVYEIDEFRCIFCGMCQEVCPVEAIHVGNHYENAEFTRHNFVYDLDRLMAQTHPVTLLWDPSDPAGE